In Pseudomonas sp. GCEP-101, one DNA window encodes the following:
- a CDS encoding DNA topoisomerase IB produces the protein MSTPPELLELPPDLHYVDDSLPGISRRRLRGRFAYFDPGGERIRVEAEIERINRLAIPPAYQDVWICLDPLGHLQATGRDVRGRKQYRYHPRWTEVRDSVKYERLLRFGANLPALRAQIEQHLALPGLGAEKVMATVVELLDRTLIRIGNQRYRKQNRSFGLTTLDSRHVEVQGARIRFAFRGKSGVKHSVDIEHPRLARILRRCLELPGQQLFQYLDEERQRHMIDSRDINAYLREHAGEGFTAKDYRTWAGSTLALEYCRRAPWQDEKSASRQLKEIIAQVASELGNTPAICRKCYVHPRVIEAFLAGELVNLPKARKRKHLSAEEATLLAFLAAH, from the coding sequence ATGAGCACACCGCCGGAGCTGCTGGAGCTTCCCCCCGACCTGCACTACGTCGACGACAGCCTGCCGGGCATCAGCCGGCGCCGCCTGCGCGGGCGCTTCGCCTACTTCGATCCCGGCGGCGAGCGGATCCGCGTGGAAGCGGAAATCGAGCGGATCAACCGCCTGGCCATCCCGCCGGCTTACCAGGACGTGTGGATCTGCCTCGACCCGCTCGGCCATCTGCAAGCCACCGGGCGCGACGTGCGCGGGCGCAAGCAGTACCGCTACCACCCGCGCTGGACCGAGGTGCGCGACAGCGTCAAATACGAGCGCCTGCTGCGCTTCGGCGCCAACCTGCCCGCCTTGCGCGCACAGATAGAACAGCACCTGGCCCTGCCCGGCCTGGGCGCGGAAAAGGTCATGGCGACGGTGGTCGAACTGCTCGACCGCACCCTGATCCGCATCGGCAACCAGCGCTACCGCAAGCAGAACCGCTCGTTCGGCCTGACCACCCTGGACAGCCGCCACGTCGAGGTGCAGGGCGCGCGCATCCGCTTCGCCTTTCGCGGCAAGAGCGGCGTCAAACACAGCGTGGACATCGAACACCCGCGCCTGGCGCGCATCCTCCGGCGCTGCCTGGAGCTGCCCGGCCAGCAGTTGTTCCAGTACCTGGACGAGGAACGCCAGCGGCACATGATCGACTCGCGCGACATCAACGCCTACCTGCGCGAGCACGCCGGCGAAGGCTTCACCGCCAAGGACTACCGCACCTGGGCCGGCAGCACCCTGGCGCTGGAGTATTGCCGCCGGGCGCCCTGGCAGGACGAGAAAAGCGCCAGCCGCCAGCTCAAGGAGATCATCGCCCAGGTGGCGAGCGAGCTGGGCAACACCCCGGCGATCTGCCGCAAGTGCTACGTGCACCCGCGGGTCATCGAAGCCTTTCTCGCCGGCGAGCTGGTCAACCTGCCCAAGGCCCGCAAGCGCAAGCACCTGAGCGCCGAGGAAGCCACCCTGCTGGCCTTTCTCGCCGCGCACTGA
- a CDS encoding ATP-binding protein: MPVADTALDQAIERCAQEPIQVPGSIQPQGFLLVLDEADLRILQASENAQRWLGMPAGELLGRDLGALIGDDFDLRAHLEQLPEGEIFPFHIGDVRLRLGPSAGERTTLQVHRYDQVLIAEFEPRRKRAPGDPHVDFYPLVRAFVSSLHTVGSIEELLQRSVREIKRITGFGRVKAYRFDADGNGLVIAEEADPGYPQYLGLCFPASDIPRQARELYRTNRIRVIEDANYQPSPLVPADNPRTGRPLDMSFAALRSVSPVHLQYMRNMGTLASMSLSIVVDGRLWGLISCHHREPRPVGFQTRTACELLSSVLSLQIESRESHASTRQLLELRQRIVQMLSAMADHDSISDGLLELPDVLLDFAQASGAAIISAERCDLVGATPPAAQVNALVHWLARRGDEVVFHSDNLQRDIAELPELAEHAAGVLAVAISQIHSHYIVWFRPEQARTVDWAGRPEKELDVQGKLHPRHSFERWREEVRGYCAPWQPLIVDAVVELRTSVLGIVLRKAEELAQLAGELRRSNKELEAFSYSVSHDLRAPLRHIAGYAELLTEIESQTLSERGRRFLQHIEDAASFAGTLVDNLLSFSQMGRSALRLSEVDLNALVETIRVELQPDYAGRDIVWTVATLPKLLGDPAFINLALRNLIANAIKYTRGRDPARIEIGARQTASETEIFIRDNGVGFDMAYAGKLFGVFQRLHRMEEFEGTGIGLASVRRIIERHDGRVWAEGRIDHGATFHFALPRHPRKH; encoded by the coding sequence TTGCCCGTCGCCGACACCGCCCTCGACCAGGCCATCGAGCGTTGTGCCCAGGAGCCGATCCAAGTGCCTGGGAGCATCCAGCCCCAGGGATTCCTGCTGGTGCTGGACGAAGCCGACCTGCGCATCCTCCAGGCCAGCGAGAACGCCCAGCGCTGGCTCGGAATGCCCGCCGGCGAGCTGCTCGGCCGCGACCTTGGCGCGCTGATCGGCGATGACTTCGACCTGCGCGCGCACCTGGAGCAACTGCCGGAGGGGGAAATCTTCCCCTTCCATATCGGCGACGTACGCCTGCGCCTGGGCCCGTCGGCGGGCGAGCGCACCACGCTGCAGGTGCACCGCTACGACCAGGTGCTGATCGCCGAATTCGAGCCACGCCGCAAGCGTGCCCCCGGCGACCCGCATGTCGACTTCTATCCGCTGGTGCGCGCCTTCGTCAGCAGCCTGCACACCGTCGGCAGCATCGAGGAGCTGCTGCAGCGCTCCGTGCGCGAGATCAAGCGCATCACCGGCTTCGGCCGGGTCAAGGCCTACCGCTTCGACGCCGACGGCAATGGCCTGGTCATCGCCGAGGAAGCCGACCCCGGCTATCCGCAGTACCTGGGCCTGTGCTTTCCCGCTTCGGACATTCCGCGCCAGGCTCGCGAGCTGTACCGCACCAACCGCATCCGTGTCATCGAGGACGCCAACTACCAGCCGTCCCCGCTGGTCCCGGCGGACAACCCGCGCACCGGGCGGCCGCTGGACATGAGCTTCGCCGCCCTGCGCAGCGTCTCCCCGGTGCACCTGCAGTACATGCGCAACATGGGCACCCTGGCGTCCATGTCGCTGTCCATCGTGGTGGACGGCCGCCTCTGGGGGCTGATTTCCTGCCACCACCGCGAGCCGCGCCCGGTCGGCTTCCAGACCCGCACCGCCTGCGAGCTGCTGAGCAGCGTGCTGTCGTTGCAGATCGAATCCCGCGAGTCCCACGCCAGCACCCGCCAGTTGCTCGAACTGCGCCAGCGCATCGTGCAGATGCTGTCGGCCATGGCCGACCACGACAGCATCAGCGATGGCCTGCTGGAGCTGCCCGACGTGCTCCTTGACTTCGCCCAGGCCAGCGGGGCGGCGATCATCTCCGCCGAGCGCTGCGACCTGGTCGGCGCCACCCCGCCCGCCGCCCAGGTCAATGCCCTGGTGCACTGGCTGGCCCGGCGCGGCGACGAGGTGGTGTTCCATAGCGACAACCTGCAGCGCGACATCGCCGAGCTGCCGGAACTGGCCGAGCACGCCGCCGGCGTGCTGGCCGTGGCCATCTCGCAGATCCACTCGCACTACATCGTGTGGTTCCGCCCCGAGCAGGCGCGCACCGTGGACTGGGCCGGCCGCCCGGAGAAGGAGCTCGACGTACAGGGCAAGCTGCACCCGCGCCACAGCTTCGAGCGCTGGCGCGAGGAAGTGCGCGGCTATTGCGCGCCCTGGCAACCGCTGATCGTCGATGCCGTGGTGGAACTGCGCACCTCGGTGCTGGGCATCGTCCTGCGCAAGGCCGAGGAACTGGCCCAGTTGGCCGGTGAGCTGCGCCGCTCGAACAAGGAGCTGGAAGCCTTCTCCTACAGCGTGTCCCACGACCTGCGCGCGCCCTTGCGGCACATTGCCGGCTACGCCGAACTGCTGACCGAGATCGAGAGCCAGACGCTGTCCGAGCGCGGCCGCCGCTTCCTCCAGCACATCGAGGACGCAGCGAGCTTCGCCGGCACGCTGGTCGACAACCTGCTGAGCTTCTCGCAGATGGGCCGCTCGGCCCTGCGCCTCTCCGAAGTGGACCTCAACGCGCTGGTGGAAACCATCCGCGTGGAGCTGCAGCCGGACTACGCCGGGCGCGACATCGTCTGGACCGTCGCCACGCTGCCCAAGCTGCTCGGCGACCCGGCCTTCATCAACCTGGCGCTGCGCAACCTGATTGCCAACGCCATCAAGTACACCCGTGGCCGCGACCCGGCACGCATCGAGATCGGCGCCCGGCAGACCGCCAGCGAGACGGAAATCTTCATCCGCGACAATGGCGTGGGCTTCGACATGGCCTACGCCGGCAAGCTCTTCGGGGTGTTCCAGCGCCTGCACCGCATGGAGGAATTCGAGGGCACCGGCATTGGCCTGGCCAGCGTGCGGCGCATCATCGAACGCCACGACGGCCGGGTCTGGGCCGAGGGCCGCATCGACCACGGCGCCACCTTTCACTTCGCCCTGCCGCGCCACCCGCGCAAACACTGA
- a CDS encoding response regulator, whose product MLKPILLVEDNPRDLELTLVALERSQLANEVIVMRDGADALDYLLRRGAHAGRDDGNPAVLLLDLKLPKVDGLEVLKVVRDTPELRSIPTVMLTSSREEPDLLRAYELGVNAYVVKPVEFKEFVTAISDLGVFWAVLNEPPPGSLRLNRRRNP is encoded by the coding sequence ATGCTCAAGCCCATCCTGCTGGTCGAAGACAACCCCAGGGACCTGGAACTGACCCTGGTCGCCCTGGAGCGCAGCCAGCTGGCCAACGAAGTCATCGTCATGCGCGACGGCGCCGACGCCCTGGACTATCTGCTGCGCCGGGGCGCCCACGCCGGGCGCGACGACGGCAACCCCGCCGTGCTGCTGCTCGACCTCAAGCTGCCCAAGGTCGATGGCCTGGAAGTGCTCAAGGTGGTGCGCGACACCCCCGAGCTGCGCAGCATTCCCACGGTGATGCTGACCTCCTCGCGGGAGGAGCCGGACCTGCTGCGCGCCTATGAGCTGGGCGTCAACGCCTACGTGGTCAAGCCCGTGGAATTCAAGGAGTTCGTCACGGCGATTTCCGACCTCGGGGTGTTCTGGGCCGTTCTCAATGAACCTCCGCCCGGTTCGTTGCGTCTGAACCGTAGACGCAACCCGTGA
- a CDS encoding hybrid sensor histidine kinase/response regulator — protein sequence MAEVPLKLLIVEDSAMDAELTLLRLERSGMKVDARHVFDHVGVEHALHEGSFDLILCDCVLPGSSGTHVLAIAQRMAPDVPFIFLSGIYGEEHAVEMIRLGATDYVLKKNLSLLPKAVRRALTEVQERQRRRRAEEALADVEARARIAIDAAGMGTWELRPEDGVLLWDDRCKTLFGLPADTDMSMDIFYAGIHPEDVERVRHSVLRAMDAQGDGRYRVEFRTRQPGGLEPRWLLSNGQAQFVDGRCVRFSGVLQDIHQQRKATQALEQLNEMLGERVERRTRERDRSWDLSQDLLAVLNSDLTPVALNPAWENTLGFQRQMLSRMSLLQLLPEQDQESFLTELATFAHGGTSARFDGRIRHANGRERWLSWVVVPEDTLLYVVARDITSEREAALDLAEANARLREQIAERERIEAALQQMQRLEAVGQLTAGVAHDFNNLLTVILSGATFLERDLAKGDYDKAGKRLQHIREAGERGAKLTAQMLAFSRRQRLEPVPLNLNDTLAGLEELLRRSLGGNISVRLELDGGLWQALTDPTQTEMIILNLAINARDAMPGGGQLVLSTHNTHISHPPSRPEHPEPGDYVVLSIRDTGCGMDEDVLSKVFEPFFTTKDIGKGSGLGLAQVFGFAKQSGGGVHIDSEPGRGTQVNVYLPAVERSPNHEDNPQEPLAALADSGRDRHILLVDDDDLVRELLGDALRLYGYRVRQASSGQQALEMLDSDVDLLLTDFAMPELNGAQMARIARERFPYLPVVFLTGYAELQGLELPGSVVIQKPVRHEELARSLGELLGSD from the coding sequence ATGGCCGAAGTCCCGCTGAAACTGCTGATCGTCGAAGACAGCGCCATGGATGCCGAGCTGACCCTGCTGCGCCTGGAGCGCAGCGGCATGAAGGTGGATGCGCGGCATGTCTTCGACCACGTTGGTGTCGAGCACGCCCTGCACGAGGGCAGCTTCGACCTGATTCTCTGCGACTGCGTGTTGCCCGGATCCTCCGGCACCCACGTACTCGCTATCGCCCAGCGCATGGCGCCGGACGTGCCGTTCATCTTCCTCTCCGGCATCTATGGCGAGGAGCACGCGGTGGAGATGATCCGCCTCGGCGCCACCGACTACGTGCTGAAGAAGAACCTCTCGCTGCTGCCCAAGGCGGTGCGCCGTGCCCTCACCGAAGTGCAGGAACGCCAGCGCCGGCGCCGCGCCGAGGAAGCCCTGGCGGACGTCGAGGCGCGGGCGCGCATCGCCATCGACGCCGCCGGCATGGGCACCTGGGAATTGCGCCCGGAAGACGGCGTGCTCCTGTGGGATGACCGCTGCAAGACGCTGTTCGGCCTGCCGGCGGATACCGACATGAGCATGGACATCTTCTACGCCGGTATTCATCCGGAGGACGTGGAGCGGGTGCGCCATAGCGTCCTGCGCGCCATGGACGCTCAGGGCGACGGCCGTTACCGCGTGGAATTCCGCACCCGCCAGCCCGGCGGCCTGGAACCGCGCTGGCTGTTGAGCAACGGCCAGGCGCAGTTCGTCGATGGGCGCTGCGTGCGCTTCTCCGGGGTGCTGCAGGACATCCACCAGCAGCGCAAGGCGACCCAGGCACTGGAGCAGCTCAACGAGATGCTCGGCGAACGGGTCGAGCGCCGCACCCGCGAGCGCGACCGCTCCTGGGACCTCTCCCAGGACCTGCTGGCGGTGCTCAACAGCGACCTCACCCCGGTCGCCCTCAACCCGGCCTGGGAGAACACCCTGGGCTTCCAGCGCCAGATGCTCTCGCGCATGTCGCTGCTGCAACTGCTGCCCGAGCAGGACCAGGAATCCTTCCTCACCGAGCTGGCAACCTTCGCCCACGGCGGCACCAGCGCGCGTTTCGATGGCCGCATCCGCCACGCCAACGGGCGTGAGCGCTGGTTGTCCTGGGTGGTGGTGCCCGAGGACACGCTGCTCTACGTGGTCGCCCGCGACATCACTAGCGAGCGCGAAGCGGCGCTGGACCTGGCCGAGGCCAACGCGCGGCTGCGCGAGCAGATCGCCGAGCGCGAGCGCATCGAGGCCGCGCTGCAGCAGATGCAACGCCTGGAAGCGGTCGGCCAGCTCACCGCTGGCGTCGCCCACGACTTCAACAACCTGCTGACGGTGATCCTCAGCGGCGCCACCTTCCTCGAGCGCGACCTGGCCAAGGGCGACTACGACAAGGCCGGCAAGCGCTTGCAACACATCCGCGAGGCGGGCGAGCGCGGGGCCAAGCTCACCGCGCAGATGCTCGCTTTCTCCCGCCGCCAGCGCCTGGAGCCGGTGCCGCTGAACCTCAACGACACCCTCGCCGGCCTCGAGGAGCTGCTGCGCCGCTCCCTGGGCGGCAACATCTCGGTGCGCCTGGAGCTGGACGGCGGCCTGTGGCAGGCGCTGACCGACCCGACCCAGACCGAGATGATCATCCTCAACCTGGCGATCAACGCCCGCGACGCCATGCCCGGCGGCGGCCAGCTGGTGCTGTCCACCCACAACACGCACATCAGCCACCCGCCCAGCCGCCCGGAACACCCCGAGCCCGGCGACTACGTGGTGCTGTCGATCCGCGACACCGGCTGCGGCATGGACGAGGATGTGCTGAGCAAGGTCTTCGAGCCCTTCTTCACCACCAAGGACATCGGCAAGGGCTCCGGCCTGGGGCTGGCCCAGGTGTTCGGCTTCGCCAAGCAGTCCGGCGGCGGCGTGCACATCGACAGCGAGCCCGGGCGCGGCACCCAGGTCAACGTCTACCTGCCGGCGGTGGAGCGCTCGCCCAACCACGAGGACAACCCGCAGGAACCGCTGGCGGCACTGGCCGACAGCGGCCGGGACCGCCACATCCTGCTGGTGGACGACGACGACCTGGTGCGCGAACTGCTCGGCGATGCCCTGCGCCTCTACGGCTACCGCGTGCGCCAGGCCAGCAGCGGCCAGCAGGCGCTGGAGATGCTCGACAGCGATGTCGACCTGCTGCTCACCGACTTCGCCATGCCCGAGCTGAACGGCGCACAGATGGCGCGGATCGCCCGCGAACGCTTCCCGTACCTGCCCGTGGTGTTCCTCACCGGCTATGCCGAGCTGCAGGGCCTGGAGCTGCCCGGCAGCGTGGTGATCCAGAAACCGGTGCGGCACGAGGAACTGGCGCGCTCGCTGGGCGAGTTGCTCGGCAGCGACTGA
- a CDS encoding MFS transporter — protein sequence MTLARPHSQLPGDIQRTDLPARLDRLPWGRFHTLLVIALGITWLLDGLEVTLAGAVAGALRQSPVLHLNSADIGLAGGAYIAGAVLGALLFGWLADRLGRRRLFFITLAVYIGATAATALSWNLASFLVFRFLTGAGIGGEYSAINSTIQEFTPARFRGWVDLAINGTFWVGTALGAVGSVILLDPTLLGPELGWRLCFGIGAALGLVILAMRLWLPESPRWLLIHGQPEAAREIVEGIEQRLRQQGHRIEPVGPDAVLLLRSRHHTPLREVFATLLVSHRQRSLVGLTLLTAQAFFYNAIFFTYALVLTDFHGIPADRVGWYLLPFALGNFCGPLLLGPLFDRLGRRLMISATYLASGVLLLVSAGLFERGVLDATGQTLAWMVIFFFASAAASSAYLTVAETFPLEIRALAIAIFYALGTGLGGTAGPLLFGQLIETASRWNLFLGYLLGATLMLVAGVVQAIWGVAAERRSLESVAAPLSQVRANHVQ from the coding sequence ATGACCCTCGCACGACCGCACAGCCAGCTCCCCGGCGACATCCAGCGCACCGACCTGCCGGCGCGCCTGGACCGCCTGCCCTGGGGGCGCTTCCATACCCTGCTGGTGATCGCCCTGGGCATCACCTGGCTGCTCGACGGCCTGGAAGTGACCCTGGCCGGCGCCGTGGCCGGTGCGCTCAGGCAGAGCCCGGTGCTGCACCTGAACAGCGCCGACATCGGCCTGGCCGGCGGCGCGTACATCGCCGGCGCGGTGCTCGGCGCCCTGCTGTTCGGCTGGCTCGCCGACCGCCTGGGCCGCCGCCGGCTCTTCTTCATCACCCTGGCCGTATACATCGGCGCCACAGCGGCGACGGCGCTGTCGTGGAACCTGGCGAGCTTCCTGGTGTTCCGCTTCCTCACCGGCGCGGGCATCGGCGGCGAGTACTCGGCGATCAACTCGACCATCCAGGAATTCACCCCGGCACGCTTTCGCGGCTGGGTCGACCTGGCGATCAACGGCACCTTCTGGGTCGGCACCGCCCTGGGCGCGGTGGGGTCGGTGATCCTGCTGGACCCGACGCTGCTCGGCCCCGAGCTGGGCTGGCGGCTGTGCTTCGGCATCGGCGCGGCGCTGGGCCTGGTGATCCTGGCGATGCGCCTGTGGCTACCGGAAAGCCCGCGCTGGCTGCTGATCCACGGCCAGCCGGAAGCGGCACGGGAAATCGTCGAGGGCATCGAGCAACGCCTGCGCCAGCAGGGCCACCGCATTGAGCCGGTCGGTCCGGACGCGGTGCTGCTCCTGCGCAGCCGCCATCACACACCCCTGCGCGAGGTGTTCGCCACGCTGCTGGTCAGCCACCGCCAGCGTTCGCTGGTGGGCCTGACGCTGCTCACCGCGCAGGCGTTCTTCTACAACGCGATCTTCTTCACCTACGCCCTGGTGCTGACCGATTTCCATGGCATCCCCGCCGACCGCGTCGGCTGGTACCTGCTGCCGTTCGCCCTGGGCAACTTCTGCGGCCCGCTGCTGCTCGGCCCGCTCTTCGACCGCCTCGGCCGACGCCTGATGATCAGCGCGACCTACCTCGCCTCCGGCGTTCTGCTGCTGGTCAGCGCCGGGCTGTTCGAACGCGGCGTGCTCGATGCCACCGGGCAGACGCTCGCCTGGATGGTGATTTTCTTCTTCGCCTCGGCAGCGGCCAGTTCCGCCTACCTGACCGTGGCCGAGACCTTCCCCCTGGAAATCCGCGCCCTGGCCATCGCCATTTTCTATGCCCTCGGCACCGGCCTGGGCGGCACCGCCGGGCCATTGCTGTTCGGCCAGTTGATCGAGACCGCCAGCCGCTGGAACCTGTTCCTCGGCTATCTGCTCGGCGCCACGCTGATGCTCGTCGCCGGCGTGGTGCAGGCGATCTGGGGCGTGGCGGCGGAGCGGCGTTCGCTGGAGTCGGTGGCCGCGCCGCTGTCCCAGGTGAGAGCCAATCACGTTCAATAG
- a CDS encoding AzlC family ABC transporter permease, whose protein sequence is MSHDQLASRAFLKGAIDIMPLSLAVLPWGLLAGSLAIDAGLSPLHGQGLSAIVFAGAAQLVAIGMLKGGAGFFSIMVTTLLLTSQHLLYGMTMRPLISGLPGRWRAGLGFLLTDELFALISGHDRQTFNRWYALGVGLTFYIAWNLFTLVGVLVGSSIPDLEHLGLDFSIAATFVALIVPVVKNLPTVVCVAVSLFCSVLLSYWQVGSALVLSGLAGMFAGFLCQKFSGVRA, encoded by the coding sequence ATGTCCCACGATCAGCTTGCTTCCCGCGCCTTCCTCAAGGGCGCCATCGACATCATGCCGCTCTCCCTCGCCGTGCTGCCCTGGGGCCTGCTCGCCGGTTCCCTGGCCATCGACGCCGGGCTCTCGCCGCTGCATGGCCAGGGCCTGTCCGCCATCGTCTTCGCCGGCGCCGCGCAGCTGGTGGCCATCGGCATGCTCAAGGGCGGCGCCGGGTTCTTCTCGATCATGGTCACCACCCTGCTGCTGACCTCGCAGCACCTGCTCTACGGGATGACCATGCGCCCGCTGATTTCCGGCCTGCCGGGGCGCTGGCGCGCCGGCCTGGGCTTTCTGCTCACCGACGAACTGTTCGCCCTCATCAGCGGCCATGACCGCCAGACCTTCAACCGCTGGTATGCCCTGGGCGTGGGCCTGACGTTCTACATCGCCTGGAACCTCTTCACCCTCGTCGGCGTGCTGGTGGGCTCGAGCATTCCGGACCTCGAACACCTGGGGCTGGACTTCTCCATCGCCGCCACCTTCGTCGCGCTGATCGTGCCGGTGGTGAAGAACCTTCCCACCGTGGTCTGCGTCGCCGTCTCGCTGTTCTGCTCGGTGCTGCTGAGCTACTGGCAGGTCGGCTCGGCATTGGTGCTGTCGGGGCTGGCGGGCATGTTCGCCGGCTTCCTCTGCCAGAAATTCTCGGGGGTGCGCGCATGA